One genomic window of Macrobrachium rosenbergii isolate ZJJX-2024 chromosome 51, ASM4041242v1, whole genome shotgun sequence includes the following:
- the LOC136832953 gene encoding uncharacterized protein has product MPNIHPTAKEAAMMLNQPPPSIRRAFPRESNCKEDRNPRRSTRDRQRLASSLRDERTDMEFLVDTRTCSPADVQGLKTTNRISRKFAVSHLQAPPAEIRDLLHEYQAVFKNDLKHDLTKPEKHRIKHHILTEGPPIHSKFRWLAPEKLSYAKKVFKEMEETRIMPERLRSTGITTAYGAKSRWNMVPLQRLPTVECQDEDGHIPATQYSKHNERNECSKNIHQDRPAERVLSSTDSERGYQKDGNHHPLQHLHIQLQLFRPLQIRGNIPEINGRDIRGPPALCSIHGQYTNIMDKPKAAYQTSDRSVKKNGLIVIEDKSLTVTTNASNTVMGAILEQDTDDGCRLLAFYSKNLTKTEQKYLTFDSKLLAVYKALRHFRHMLEGQEFVIQTDHQPLIHAFIKAADVWSASQQQHLSMIAEYSCTNKYLKGSLNTVADALSRNCANTIQLGIPFPEISKVQKKDEGLQRQIPPSNGVTCRSTKEW; this is encoded by the exons ATGCCGAACATTCATCCGACAGCGAAGGAAGCAGCAATGATGTTGAACCAGCCGCCCCCATCAATAAGAAGAGCTTTCCCAAGGGAAAGCAACTGCAAAGAAGACAGGAACCCCCGAAGGA gtacgagAGACAGGCAGAGACTTGCTTCTTCACTAAGAGATGAAAGAACCGACATGGAATTCTTGGTAGATACCAGAACCTGCAG CCCAGCAGACGTACAAGGActtaaaacaacaaacagaataaGCAGAAAGTTTGCCGTGTCGCACTTACAGGCCCCACCAGCAGAAATAAGAGATTTGTTGCATGAATACCAGGCAGTATTCAAGAACGACCTCAAACATGACCTCACCAAACCAGAAAAGCACAGAATAAAGCATCACATCCTGACAGAAGGTCCCCCAATACACTCAAAATTCAGATGGCTGGCACCGGAAAAACTTTCCTACGCAAAGAAAGttttcaaggaaatggaagaaaccAGAATTATGCCAGAAAGGCTCCGGTCCACGGGCATCACCACTGCATATGGTGCCAAAAGCAGATGGAACATGGTGCCCCTGCAGAGATTACCGACGGTTGAATGTCAAGACGAAGATGGACATATACCTGCTACCCAATATAGCAAACATAACGAACGAAATGAGTGTAGCAAGAATATTCACCAAGATCGACCTGCTGAAAGGGTACTTTCAAGTACCGATAGTGAAAGAGGATATCAAAAAGACGGCAATCATCACCCCCTTCAGCACCTACACATTCAATTACAGCTGTTTCGGCCTCTGCAAATCAGGGGCAACATTCCAGAGATTAATGGACGAGATATTCGGGGACCTCCCGCTCTGTGTAGTATACATGGACAATATACTAATATTATGGACAAACCTAAAGCAGCATATCAAACAAGTGACAGAAGTGTTAAAAAGAATGGGTTAATAGTGATAGAAGACAA ATCCCTCACAGTGACAACCAATGCAAGCAACACGGTGATGGGCGCCATACTTGAGCAGGACACTGATGATGGTTGCCGCCTGTTAGCTTTTTACAGCAAAAATCTAACGAAAACAGAGCAGAAATACTTGACGTTCGACAGCAAACTCCTGGCAGTCTACAAAGCACTCCGACACTTCCGCCACATGCTCGAGGGACAAGAATTCGTGATACAGACAGACCACCAACCCCTCATCCATGCCTTCATAAAAGCAGCAGATGTGTGGTCAGCAAGTCAACAACAACACCTGTCAATGATAGCGGAGTACTCCTGCACGAATAAGTACCTGAAGGGCTCACTGAACACTGTGGCGGATGCCCTCTCCAGAAACTGCGCCAACACCATCCAGCTTGGGATCCCATTCCCCGAGATATCAAAAGTGCAGAAGAAGGATGAGGGACTGCAACGACAAATCCCACCCTCAAATGGAGTGACCTGTCGATCAACGAAGGAATGGTGA